In the genome of Calothrix sp. PCC 6303, the window TGTTATTGGTCATCCGGATACTGGCTACACCCAACACCCCGAAGTTATCAATAATTTGTTATTAGACAAGGGCTTTAATTATATTAAACGCACCAAAGATCCTTTGGATACCCTGGAAACATCAGGGGGAGAAATTATTAATAATCCTGGTCATGGAACATCCACTGCTAGTTTAATAATTAGTCCTCCAGGGGCGCAAGGTAATTATGCTAATGGTAAATATGTCACAGGTGTGGCTCCAGGGGCAAAAGTGCTTCCTTTACGAGTTACCTATTCAGTTGTGCTTTTGAGTACCCGCAGTTTAGCTGAAGCAATTGAGTATGCCACAGATAACGGCTGTCATGTAATTACAATTAGCTTGGGTACCGGTTTACCAAACCGACGTTTGCGTAGTGCCATCCTTTATGCCCAAAAGCGAGGTGTAATAATTGTTGCCGCATCCGGGACAATGATTCCCTATGTTGTTTACCCTGCGGCATATGATGAGGTGATTGCGGTGACGGGTTCTAATATTCGTCGAGAAATATGGGGAGGTGCATCACGAGGTAAAAAGGTTGATGTTACTGCACCTGGACAAGCACTTTGGCACGCCAAAACCCGTAAAGAAAACGGTGAATTGACATATAACATTGAGCAGGATTCAGGGACATCTTTCTCAGCCCCATTAGTCGCCGGAGTCGCTGCATTATGGTTATCTTATCACGGTCGAGATCAATTAATTGAACGTTACGGAGCCGAAAATATTCCCTCTATTTTTAATCAGTTATTGCGAGATAGTTGTGAAAAATTCCCCACTTGGAAACCAAATAAATTTGGGGCTGGAATTGTTAATGCTGAGAAATTACTTGCTACACCGCTACCTGATAATGTAAATAACTCGTTTATTTCCTCCGCACTGGCATTACAACAGCATAGCCCCGTTGATAGTGGGGAGATAGAGACATTTGAGCATTTATTTGAGTCGCAAATTCCGACATCTAACTCGATATCTAAAATGTCAAAGCTTAACTCATCTTTGGCTCAACTATTACAAACTGATGAAAACCATTTACCAGAGAAGTTGAAACAAGTTGGGAAAGAATTAGCATTTCACTTTGCCACAAATCCGGAATTATATCAGGAATTTGTTTCGGCTTTACAGGATGAGGAAGAAACAGTTGCACAAGGTTTGCTGGGAACTCAATTGGAATCGCCAGGGAACAAATCATTAAGCAATATACTTTTACAGCAAGGTGTTTCTAATGTTTTGCATGATCAATTGAGTCGTGAGAATTGATACTATAACGTTTCCCAATCAAGCTAAATACAACCCCACCCCCTGCCCCTACCCCGCTAGCGGGGAGGCGAATAAAATCATCTTCCCTCCTCGCTAGCCTACGGTGTACACACATCTCTGTTTAAAATCGAAATCGTCGTAGATCCCCCTAAATCCCCCTTTTCAAGGGGGACTTTGAGAGGTATTCTGCCCCCTTTTTCTTGGCGTTCGCCTTTGGCGTGGCGAAGCCTCAGCCGCTCTGAAAGAGCTAGGGGGTTGGGGGATCGAAAAGACTTGTGTGTAAACTGTAGCCTCGCTAGCGGGGAGGGTTAGGGTGGGGTTCTTTTGTACCTCACCATTACAACCTGTGGGAATGAATAAATGTCTACCTAACCAAAACCCTCATATTGCCTAACTTCCACAAATTTGCCAAAATAAGGCAAACATTGAGTAAAAAGCGATGCAGCCAGGAACAACTCTCCGGAACCGCTATAAAATCATCAAACTACTGGAGGAAGGGGGTTTTGGCGAAACCTTTCTGGCTGAGGATTTAAATATTCCTATTGATCCTAAGCCAAGATGTGTTGTTAAACGGCTGAAAACCGCAAATCTCAAAGCTGAGGACTTGGAGTGGTTAAAAAATGCCTTTGCAAAGGAAGCAGCCACTTTATACAATTTGGGCAGACTGCATCCACAAATTCCTGGTTTATCGGAATATTTTCAAGTTGGGAACGAATTTTACTTAGTTCAAGATTTTATTGATGGTGTTGAACTCACGAATATCATGACACCAGGGAAGAAAATTCCCGAAGTTGCTGTAATTCAACTTTTGACAGAAATTTTAGAAGTATTGGCAGTTGTCCATCAAGAAAACATTATTCACCGTGATATTAAGCCACAAAATATCATGCGGCGTAAGGCTGATGGAAAAATTATCTTAATTGACTTTGGTGCAGTCAAACAAATCATGGTGAAAAACACTGGGCAAACCAGTTTAACTGTGGGAATTGGGACACCCGGTTTTATGCCAGTAGAGCAAATTATGGGGAAACCCAAATTAGCCAGCGATATCTATGCTGTGGGGATGGTGGGTGTCCAAGCATTGACGGGAATCCCACCCCATTTATTGGATGATGATGAAGATGGGGAAGTAATTTGGCAGGATAAAGTGAGTGTGAGTAGTCGCTTTGTCGATCTTTTGGGAAAAATGGTAAATAGTCGCGCTAGTCAGCGTTATCAAAGTGCAGCAGAAGCTTTGGAAGCTATGAAATTATTGAGTCAACCTGTTAATAAGTCACCAAACCCACCACAAAATCAACCCATTGCCCCAACGGTTATTATCTCACCAGGTTTACCCCTGCAAGTATTTCAATTTCAAACTGTCACCGTTGATAAAAGAGGGAAGGTGACAAAGCGGGGGGAAAAGCAAGCAAGATTTTTTGTCGAAAAATTGGGAAATGGTGTCAGCTTGGAGATGGTAGAGATACCAGGAGGAACATTTATGATGGGTTCCCCAGAAACGGAAGCAGGAACAAGGGACAATGAAAGTCCGCAGCATCGAGTTACTGTTCCCAGATTCTTTATGGGGAAATATGTTGTTACCCAAGCACAGTATCAAGCGATTATGAAAAAAGGAATGATAGGTCAAATATTTGGGGGTAATTCTAGTAATTCCGATCCTGACCCTTCTGATTTTAAAGGTGCAAATCGACCTGTAGAAACAGTATCTTGGGATGATGCAGTTGGATTTTGTCAGAAAATCAGCCAAAAAACAGGAAAAACCTATAGATTACCCAGCGAAGCCGAATGGGAATATGCATGTCGCGCGGGTACAACTACACCTTTTTATTTTGGTGAGACAATCACTACTGATTTAGCTAATTTTGATGGAAATCACACCTACGCTTATGCACCGAAAGGGGTTTATAGAAAAGAAACAACAGAAGTAGGTAAATTTCCACCTAACGCCTTTGGTTTGTACGATATGCATGGAAATGTTTGGGAATGGTGCCAAGATTCAGGGCATAGCAATTATAATGGCGCACCAACCGATGGTAATGCCTGGATTGATAATAATCAAAATAAGCTTCTACGTGGTGGTTCTTGGTACAACTACCCAAAGGTCTCTCACAGTGCCTATCGCTATATCATTACGCGCGAATATCGTAAAAACAACGTCGGTTTTCGTTTAGTATTCTCTCCGTAAGGATTCCCTTACCCTTTTTCACTCATCGATCGCCCACCAGAAACGGCTAATCTCTACCAATTTTCCTCCATCGAAGTCAAACAAACAGCCTTTAGAATCGACGGTGTATTTCTTCCGGTTCAAAATGAAGAAAACCCAATTTACTTTGTTGAGGTTCAATTTCAACCCGATTCTGACATCTATTCCCGCATAGTTTCCGAAGTATTTTTATACTTGCGACAAAATCCATGTAAAAATACTTGGCGAGGAGTAGTCATCCATCCTAATCGCAATACTGACACGGGAGAAACCAAAGATTGTCACGAATTCTTTACCAGTCAACGCATTACCCGAATTTATTTAAACGAATTGGGTGAAACTGCATCACTGCCCATTGGTATTGCTACCATTAAATTAATCATAGAAAATGAAGATACAGCCATTGCCACAGCTAAAGAACTAATAGAACGCACCAAGCAAACTGGTAACTTACGATTGCAGCAAAAGCGACTATTAGAAATAATTGAAACAATCTTGGTATATAAATTTCCCAAAATGACAAGAAAGGAGATAGAAACAATGTTTGGGTTAAGCGATTTGAAACAAACACGGGTATATCAAGAAGGAAAAGAGGAAGGAACTCAAGTTGGACGCTTGGAAGCCAAGTTAGAAACGATTCCCAAGCTGCTAGCATTGGGTTTGACTGTCGAAAAAATAGCGGAAGTGCTGGGTTTAGATATTAACCAAGTCCAGGAAGCCAGTAAGTAGGATGATATAGATTAAGTTAAGCGTGCCTTTGGCAACCACTTTGTGGTATCGCTCAAAATAACGAGGACTGATTTTTAGCCCTTTTCTTTGACTACGCGATCGCGTAAACGATCCAATACCTTTACAGAGTAGTCCTTTTTCTCATCTGATAACAAAAAATGATTTTGACAAGGTTGGACGCAGTGATAGTTTAGAGATTGGGAAGCCTAGCAAAAACGTGATACTCCTATGGAGTGGTCTTTGACCATGGGGCAAAATATCCAGGTAAAATATCAAGAGTATGAAATCTCGTTTTTCCCAAAGCGAAAACCCTAAATAATCCTATATTTTCCCCATGCCTCTGTCGCGCTTAGTTACTCTGATTATCGGTCTAATCGTCATTCTAGGGCTGAGTCTGTGGTTGATTGACTCGCTGTCGCGGCTTTATTGGCAACTTTCCTATTCTCCCTTACTTGGCAATTTACTAGTTTTTCTTTTAGTAATTCTGATTGCTGCACTAATTGCCGCATTTGTCTACTATTTTTTGGTGTTCAAGGAAGGAGACAAACGTCGTCGTCAAGGTTCCCGTGTGATTCCGGCAAAGGTTCCCGTTGTGAAATCGGAAGCTGCTTCTACAACTTTGCAAGCGGTGCGTCAGCAGGTTTCCCAAATTCAGGATGAAGTTACCCGTCAAGCTTTGTTGGGTAAATCGCGGGAAATTGAAGCGAATTTGACGCGGGGAGAGATTCAAGTTGTGGTTTTTGGAACTGGAAGTGCGGGAAAAACCTCTTTGGTGAATGCGGTAATGGGACGGATGGTGGGGAGGGTGGATGCACCTATGGGGACAACCACTGTGGGGGAAACCTATTGTTTGCGGTTGAAGGGGTTGGAGAGGAAGATTTTAATTACCGATACACCGGGGATTTTGGAAGCTGGTGTTGCGGGGACTGAGAGGGAACAGTTAGCGCGGGAGTTGGCAACGGAAGCGAATTTGTTGCTGTTTGTGGTGGATAATGATTTGCGACGTTCGGAATATGAACCTTTACAAAGTCTTGCACAAATTGGCAAAAGATCTCTATTGGTTTTGAATAAAACCGATTTGTATACAGAAGAGGATAAAGAGGTAATTTTAGCCCGGTTGCGAGAACGGGTGCGGGGATTTATTCCTACTAATGATGTGGTTTCCATTGCTGCTAATCCCCAAGTTGTGGAGTTGGAAGGTGGGGAAATTGTCCACCCCGAGGCAGAAATATTACCTTTGTTGCGAAGAATGGCAGCAATTTTACGGGCTGAAGGTGAGGATTTGGTTGCTGATAATATCTTGTTGCAATCGCTACGTTTGGGTGAAGAGGCAAGAAAGCTGATTGATGCTCAACGCCGTCGGCAGGGTGAAAAAATTGTTGATAGGTATCAGTGGATTGGGGCGGGGGTAGTATCGGTGACACCTTTACCTATGGTGGATTTACTGGCAACGGCGGCGGTGAATGCTCAGATGGTGGTGGAAATCGGGCGGGTGTATGGTTGCGAATTAAACATGGAACGGGGACGGGAATTAGCGCTGTCTTTGGCAAAAACTATTGCGGGGTTGGGAATTGTCAAAGGGGCAATTGAGTTACTTTCCACCGCTTTACAGTTAAATATTGGCACGTTTATTATTGGGCGAGCAATTCAAGGTGTGACAGCTGCTTATTTGACGCGGATTGCTGGGAAAAGCTTTATTGAGTATTTCCGTAATGATCAGGATTGGGGTGATGGGGGAATGACGGAGGTTGTACAGCGGCAGTTTCAGTTAAATCGTCGGGATGAGTTTGTTAAGGCTTTTATCCAAGAAGCGATCGCTAAGGTTGTCAAACCCTTAGCCGAGAAGATCGATACCCTTGATGATAAGGGAAATCAAGATAAATAAAAAGCCCCGGTGACCAAACCGAGACTCTATATAAAATCCATACATTCGATAGGAGATACCAAAAACCGGAACCAAATTAATTATTTTTAATTATTTTGATTATGTTAACTAATGTAACTTTTTGTTTCATTTTTGTCAAGAAGTTAAAAAATCCTTTGCCAACAGGTCACTGTGGTTTGGGTATCTTGCCGGAAAAGACAGGCAGAAATCCCTGTTCCGCAAAAGCCTGGGTGTTTGATTCCCCTGTCTCTACAGACAGCTTTGTTACAAAGTTAAGTGGAGGCAAAACCCCCGCTTAGTTTGCGTTGTTTTTGTTGGGATAAAATCCCCGTCACAAAACCTTAATGGGTGACTTGGGACTTATTTTAATTGGAAGTCCCCAATTTATACTTGATAATTTTTAGTTTGAATCGCTGTGTCAGAATTATCGCTAAAAACTCCGTCGATACCTAAGTTAAAAAATAATTGATATTCATTTTGGGGATTATTTTGATAGTCTAAAGGTAAAAAGTAATTTTCATCCCTAAAAGTCCAAGCATGAACTGATAAATTAGCTTGATGGGCATCTTGAATAATTGTAGTTGGAGATAGTAATTGATTTAGATGATTCCTGGGAACGATTAAATTTTTATTGACTCCAATTGCTGCTGCATAGTTACTCATTTCTTTTAAACCAGTTAAAGATATTAAATCTTTGTAGCTACGTCCATCACTATTCAGTTGGAAATCATAGGGGGTTCCTTTGTCGTTGATTAATTGCACTAGTTGTAAATCGGTGATTTCAGCTAGATATTTCAGATTGCTGACTTCAAATGATTGAATAAAAATTTTTGCCTGATGATTTTTGTAGCCATATTCATCTAAAATTTCTATTAATTTTTCTTCTAATGATAAGCCAATATTCCGAAAATATGTCGGGTGTTTAGTTTCTGGATAAATACCGATATTTCTCCCTGTTTCTGCATTTTTTTGTTTGACTAAATCCAGGATTTCTCGAAAAGTAGGAATTTGCAGTTGATTCTGATAAATCTGATTTTGAGGACGTAGTTCGGGGATTCTTTCCTTTGCCCGTAACTGCTTTATTTCTGATAATGTAAAATCCTCAGTAAACCAACCAACTTTTAATTCTCCGTCAATAAGTTTACTGATTTTACGCTGGGCAAATTCTGGATAATCTTGAATATTAGTAGTTTCCGAAATTTCGTTTTCATGACGTGCAATCAAAACTCCATCTTGAGTCATAACTAAATCTGGTTCGATGTAATCAGCACCTTGATTAATTGCTAATTCATAAGCAGCTAAGGTATGTTCTGGACGATAACCGCTAGCACCACGATGGGCGATAATAATAGGAGGTATCATTGACAAGTGATTAGGAGGATAAATAAGAAAGTAAAAATGAAATTAGAACTTACGTATTGACAGGAAAAAGAAAATATTGAGTCTAAGAAAAACGTATATTTGGTAGGGATTTAGCAATGTGCTTTACCCCTACACTACAAGTCATTAGCTATCAAATGAATTATTCCGTAAAGCCTCAACCAAAGTATTTTCGCGGCATAACATGATTGATTTGTACAATGCATAATTCCTAAAATTGTTGACTTTCTTACAAAGTTTACCAGGATGCAAACTGACATCACCAAGTTGACGCTGTTTATCCCGAATTGTAGTAGTTAATCATGATTTTTAGATAGTGGCAATTCTGGATCCGCAAAATAAGGGGTAGTCAGCTATATTTGTTCGTCTATTCGCCTATTTTGTTTGTATATTTAAGATTCAGTGAATACGGTTTTATCCAAAGTATCTATTCATTCATATTATGATAAGTTGCCACCGCTGATGGTGAAATTCGATTTAAATAACGGAAAATCCAGTATTTAAAAATAGTATCTAAAATCACTGGAAATGTGGCAATAAAAAGAAAAATTACATTGTGACTTGCGGGTAATCCCCAATGTCTTGATACTCCTTCTAAGAGAACTTCCCAACCGTGGGGTGAGTGAAACCCAACGAAAATATCTGTAAATAGGATAATAATAAAAGCTTTTGCACTGTCGCTTAACCCGTAAACAATACTATCAATAAAATCTTTAAAAATAGCAATTTCTCTTTTGCTCAACACTAAAAATATCACCACTGCTAGCACTGAGCAAATATCTGAAAAAACGTTTTTAATAGCACCCGCACCTTCGATGCGATATTCTTTGGCAATTTCGTTAGCTTTTTCGCTAATACTAGTTTCGATTTCCTCAGCAGATAAAGGTGCAGTGATGCCTAATAGGTTTTGAAATCTGAGTCTTTCTTCAAATCTTTGTAAATCCTGTAGTGCTTCTTCCTCCATTTCCTGATTAATGAAAATTTCTGCGGTTGCAGATTGATGAAAATGGTCAACTAAAGGTCCAACAAATATAGCTTTGGATAGCTGATGGGTTAAAATTGGTACTATGATCAACAGGAGAACAAATCGAATGGAAATAATCGTCCGACGTTGAGTCATCCGAAATTTCTGAACAACATCTTCCTCAGATTTTGGATCTAATTCTATCTGAAGTCTACTAATGGTTGTCAGAATTGAACGAGGTAAAATACCAGTTTTACTAGCTTTATTCCCAGGAAGGATATTGGAGTTTTTCGCTTCGGGGTTTAGTGCTGAAGTTTTGGTAATATTTAGTTTGTTAGGTGTTGTTGATAACTGGCTATTAACTGGAGGATTAACCTGAACAGAACTATGAAAATTGTCTAAATTAGTGTATTTTGATGTGATTACATCAATAAATTGTAGTTTTTCTAAAACTTCCTGTGCATTTGGTAAGTTAACAGCATATTTTTCCATGGTCTGCTGATTTGATTCATTCAAGAAAAAACGGCTAGAATTAAATTCTGTAAGCCGCATTCTGACAATTTTTAAGTTTTTCCTCAAATCTGCCGCAAAATAACCACTGACACTACTATTTATCGTAAAATCGAGATTGATTTGATTACCGTGAAAATGTTCATCTTCAATGCCTTTAATCTGTAATGCCGCTTGATAAGCTTCATCTAAAGAACGTTGCGGGGTTCGCAAATACCACTTGTAGAGTGATACTAAATAAAAGTAAAGCTTTTGACTCAAACTAAGGTTATTCATCGCAGGGAATATCCAGCATTGTTCTGATAAATTGTTAACCTAAATTTAATGTAATGGTTATGGTAGCAAATTCACAAGGAGAAGGTTTGTGATTTCCCAATCGCTTTGGATAACTGGTTCTAGTCGCAGTGGCAAGACTACCCGTTTGATAGAACAGTTTTGCTTTTGGGCAAAAAATCTAAATGTTAGTCAACAACCGTTTTATGCTAATAATCAATCACATCAAAATTCTGCTATCTTAGCTCAATCTTCTGGAATTACGCATATCAAGAAGGTGGGATTTCTCATATTGGCAGCAAATGATGACAATCGTCGTGAGTTGGTAGATAAGATTGTGACATCAACTCAAGGAAAATACCCGATTCGGGGGAAGACTCCCCTAGGTTTTTTTCAGGATGAAGTGACGTTATTTTTTCCGCTGTTGATTGAATTACTGGGTTTAAAAGCACAGTTTCCCGTCAGGTTGCGTCCGGAAACTGAACAGGAATTAGCAACCAAACTCTGGCAACAGCATCTTGATGAGGATATTTTACGCCAAGCAGGAATGAACGAGTATCGCTTGGTGCGAAGAATTTTGGATTTGTTACAGTTAGCGGCAGTTAGTGGAACTCCAACTGACAAAATTACTGCTATTCTCAGCAGTGGGTTAGGGGGGGAAGATGGAACCAATTTAGAACCTGAGTTTTTTGGTATGCTGCTGTTGGAGTGGCGTAACTGGTGTTTGGCAAGGGGGTTTTTAACTTATGGAATTATTTGTGAACTCTACAGTCAGCACCTGTTACCAAATCCTATCTACAAAGAGCGACTTTTAGAGAGGTTTCAGGTAGTCATAGCAGATGATGTGGGAGATTATCCGGCGATCGCACGACAGCTTTTCGAGGTATTTTTAGATCATGGTTTGTTAGGTGCCTTTAGCTATAACCAAGAAAATGTGGTGCGTTTGGGTTTGGGTGCAGATCCCAATTATTTAGCCGGAATTGCTGCAAGATGTCGTGTTGAGAATCTTTCCTATAAAGGGAATAGTGGTCTTGGGGATGAACTAGTATCACCAATTGTGGAATTAGTGACAGATCCGTTAACATTATTAACACTTCCAGATAGCATTAAATCAATTCAAACTACCTCTCGTTCAGAATTATTACGACAAACAGCACAAACAATTGGGAATGCGATCGCATCCGGTAAAGTAGAGGCTAAAGATATAGTAATCATAGCTCCTGGTTTGGATGCGATCGCCCGTTACACTTTAGTAGAAATTCTCGATAAACAGGGTATTCATGTCACATCCCTCAACGAACAACGTCCCCTCATTGCTTCTCCCCTAATTCGCGCCCTATTAACCATGCTTTCTCTGGTTTATCCTGGTTTAGGGAGACTAGTGGAACGGGATGCCGTAGCAGAAATGTTGGTAGTATTGAGTCGCGGATATTGGGAAAATCCAGAAACAGCATCTCAAAAACTCACAATAGATCCTGTACGTGCTGGTTTAATTGCCGATTACTGCTTTGTACCCCATCCTGAATCCCCGAATTTATTACCACCAACTAGTTTTGATCGTTGGGATAGACTTGGTTATGCTGCCACAACAAGCTACAACGAGATTTTACAGTGGCTGGAAAAGGAACGCCAACAAATAGAACAGAAGTTTATTCCCAGTCCCGTATCCTTACTATATGCAGCAGTGGAAAGATTTTTCCTCAACAGTCCTAACTTACCCTACGAAAAGTTGGCAGTTTTGCGGGAATTACTGGAAACGGCACAACATTATTGGGAAATTGATACCAGATTAAAAAATCAAGATCAAAGAAATAAAGAGACGATGGGAAGTATTACAACCATTGGTGAATTTATCCAACTCTTGCGTAGGGGAACAATTACCGCTAATCCTTACCCAGTACGTCCCGTTGGTAGCATTGTCAATTCCGTCACCCTGACAACAATTTTTCAGTACCGTTCCAGTCGCAAATCGCACCCATGGCACTTTTGGTTAGATGTGGGTTCCCCATTGTGGGCAAAAGGAGGAGCTGCTACACTATTTGGTGCGCCGTACTTTTTACGCGATCGCATTGGAGAACCGTGGACGGCAGAGGATGAAACTGCCCTGGAATATCAACGGGTACAAAGAATTTTAACTGACTTGTTAGCAAGGGTTTCTCAACGGTTGTATCTATGTCATAGTGATTTGGCTGTTAATGGACAAGAACAAC includes:
- a CDS encoding YcjF family protein, translated to MPLSRLVTLIIGLIVILGLSLWLIDSLSRLYWQLSYSPLLGNLLVFLLVILIAALIAAFVYYFLVFKEGDKRRRQGSRVIPAKVPVVKSEAASTTLQAVRQQVSQIQDEVTRQALLGKSREIEANLTRGEIQVVVFGTGSAGKTSLVNAVMGRMVGRVDAPMGTTTVGETYCLRLKGLERKILITDTPGILEAGVAGTEREQLARELATEANLLLFVVDNDLRRSEYEPLQSLAQIGKRSLLVLNKTDLYTEEDKEVILARLRERVRGFIPTNDVVSIAANPQVVELEGGEIVHPEAEILPLLRRMAAILRAEGEDLVADNILLQSLRLGEEARKLIDAQRRRQGEKIVDRYQWIGAGVVSVTPLPMVDLLATAAVNAQMVVEIGRVYGCELNMERGRELALSLAKTIAGLGIVKGAIELLSTALQLNIGTFIIGRAIQGVTAAYLTRIAGKSFIEYFRNDQDWGDGGMTEVVQRQFQLNRRDEFVKAFIQEAIAKVVKPLAEKIDTLDDKGNQDK
- a CDS encoding glycerophosphodiester phosphodiesterase, with product MIPPIIIAHRGASGYRPEHTLAAYELAINQGADYIEPDLVMTQDGVLIARHENEISETTNIQDYPEFAQRKISKLIDGELKVGWFTEDFTLSEIKQLRAKERIPELRPQNQIYQNQLQIPTFREILDLVKQKNAETGRNIGIYPETKHPTYFRNIGLSLEEKLIEILDEYGYKNHQAKIFIQSFEVSNLKYLAEITDLQLVQLINDKGTPYDFQLNSDGRSYKDLISLTGLKEMSNYAAAIGVNKNLIVPRNHLNQLLSPTTIIQDAHQANLSVHAWTFRDENYFLPLDYQNNPQNEYQLFFNLGIDGVFSDNSDTAIQTKNYQV
- a CDS encoding proton extrusion protein PcxA; amino-acid sequence: MNNLSLSQKLYFYLVSLYKWYLRTPQRSLDEAYQAALQIKGIEDEHFHGNQINLDFTINSSVSGYFAADLRKNLKIVRMRLTEFNSSRFFLNESNQQTMEKYAVNLPNAQEVLEKLQFIDVITSKYTNLDNFHSSVQVNPPVNSQLSTTPNKLNITKTSALNPEAKNSNILPGNKASKTGILPRSILTTISRLQIELDPKSEEDVVQKFRMTQRRTIISIRFVLLLIIVPILTHQLSKAIFVGPLVDHFHQSATAEIFINQEMEEEALQDLQRFEERLRFQNLLGITAPLSAEEIETSISEKANEIAKEYRIEGAGAIKNVFSDICSVLAVVIFLVLSKREIAIFKDFIDSIVYGLSDSAKAFIIILFTDIFVGFHSPHGWEVLLEGVSRHWGLPASHNVIFLFIATFPVILDTIFKYWIFRYLNRISPSAVATYHNMNE
- a CDS encoding S8 family peptidase, which produces MEANQSQISPNPETSRFEGFFLQMVTPGLENECREIVEKVLGADWQVKSIGDNSTEFEISLRDDALSSKDAWDKSYNMRSQPGVIDAEPLFAVPVADIKPDLDLSRELFSDEIAKESGDVTWGLQQMRVLDVWQKYFPDPNKLPGHGIVIGHPDTGYTQHPEVINNLLLDKGFNYIKRTKDPLDTLETSGGEIINNPGHGTSTASLIISPPGAQGNYANGKYVTGVAPGAKVLPLRVTYSVVLLSTRSLAEAIEYATDNGCHVITISLGTGLPNRRLRSAILYAQKRGVIIVAASGTMIPYVVYPAAYDEVIAVTGSNIRREIWGGASRGKKVDVTAPGQALWHAKTRKENGELTYNIEQDSGTSFSAPLVAGVAALWLSYHGRDQLIERYGAENIPSIFNQLLRDSCEKFPTWKPNKFGAGIVNAEKLLATPLPDNVNNSFISSALALQQHSPVDSGEIETFEHLFESQIPTSNSISKMSKLNSSLAQLLQTDENHLPEKLKQVGKELAFHFATNPELYQEFVSALQDEEETVAQGLLGTQLESPGNKSLSNILLQQGVSNVLHDQLSREN
- a CDS encoding bifunctional serine/threonine-protein kinase/formylglycine-generating enzyme family protein, whose product is MQPGTTLRNRYKIIKLLEEGGFGETFLAEDLNIPIDPKPRCVVKRLKTANLKAEDLEWLKNAFAKEAATLYNLGRLHPQIPGLSEYFQVGNEFYLVQDFIDGVELTNIMTPGKKIPEVAVIQLLTEILEVLAVVHQENIIHRDIKPQNIMRRKADGKIILIDFGAVKQIMVKNTGQTSLTVGIGTPGFMPVEQIMGKPKLASDIYAVGMVGVQALTGIPPHLLDDDEDGEVIWQDKVSVSSRFVDLLGKMVNSRASQRYQSAAEALEAMKLLSQPVNKSPNPPQNQPIAPTVIISPGLPLQVFQFQTVTVDKRGKVTKRGEKQARFFVEKLGNGVSLEMVEIPGGTFMMGSPETEAGTRDNESPQHRVTVPRFFMGKYVVTQAQYQAIMKKGMIGQIFGGNSSNSDPDPSDFKGANRPVETVSWDDAVGFCQKISQKTGKTYRLPSEAEWEYACRAGTTTPFYFGETITTDLANFDGNHTYAYAPKGVYRKETTEVGKFPPNAFGLYDMHGNVWEWCQDSGHSNYNGAPTDGNAWIDNNQNKLLRGGSWYNYPKVSHSAYRYIITREYRKNNVGFRLVFSP